A region from the Nostoc sp. HK-01 genome encodes:
- a CDS encoding pyruvate kinase: MQLRDSLRRTKIVATIGPATSSPEMLKAIIEAGATTLRLNFSHGTHADHQRNIRLIRQTAFELNQPVAILQDLQGPKIRLGRFENGSIVLAKGDRFILTNRQVVGTQDISCVTYEYLAEEVPTGAKILLDDGRVEMVVEEINREKGDLCCRVTVGGKLSNNKGVNFPGVYLSIKAMTDKDREDLMFGLDQGVDWVALSFVRNPQDVIEIKELISSTGKQVPVIAKIEKHEAIEQMEAVLALCDGVMVARGDLGVELPAEDVPILQKRLISTANRLGIPIITATQMLDSMVSNPRPTRAEVSDVANAILDGTDAVMLSNETAVGNYPVEAVATMARIAERIEQEERNSVTRQLRDSRRSIPNAISQAVGQIAENLGAAAIMTLTQTGATARNVSKFRPHTPILAVTPHVNVARQLQLVWGVKPLLVLGLPSTGQTFQAAINVAQEHKLLFEGDLVVMTAGTLQGVSGSTDLIKVEVVTAVLGQGIGLGQGSVSGRARVAHTGMDVSNFNPGDILVAPRTGADFVDAIRKASGIITEEESLTCHAAVIGLRLGVPVIVGVKKATQVIRDGAILTLDVQRGLIYSGAVGTP; this comes from the coding sequence ATGCAATTACGAGATTCTCTACGTCGGACAAAAATTGTCGCTACAATTGGCCCCGCTACCAGCAGCCCAGAAATGCTCAAAGCGATTATCGAAGCAGGAGCAACAACGCTGCGCCTTAACTTCTCTCACGGTACTCATGCTGACCATCAGCGTAATATTCGCTTAATTAGGCAAACTGCTTTTGAACTTAATCAGCCAGTGGCAATTTTGCAAGACTTGCAAGGGCCAAAAATTCGCTTAGGGCGGTTTGAAAATGGGTCTATAGTTTTAGCAAAGGGCGATCGCTTTATCTTAACTAATCGCCAAGTTGTAGGCACACAAGATATTAGCTGCGTTACTTACGAATATTTGGCCGAAGAAGTCCCCACCGGAGCCAAAATTCTCCTCGATGATGGGCGAGTTGAAATGGTGGTGGAAGAAATTAATCGGGAAAAAGGTGATTTATGTTGCCGTGTGACAGTTGGTGGTAAGTTATCCAACAACAAAGGCGTAAACTTTCCTGGGGTTTACCTGTCTATTAAAGCCATGACCGACAAAGACCGTGAAGATTTAATGTTCGGTCTAGACCAAGGCGTAGACTGGGTAGCACTTTCCTTTGTTCGCAACCCCCAAGATGTGATCGAAATCAAAGAACTGATTTCCAGCACCGGGAAGCAAGTCCCAGTCATTGCCAAAATTGAAAAGCACGAAGCCATTGAACAAATGGAAGCCGTTCTGGCTTTGTGTGATGGTGTAATGGTGGCGAGAGGTGACTTAGGGGTAGAACTACCAGCGGAAGATGTTCCCATATTGCAAAAGCGGCTAATTTCCACCGCCAACCGTTTAGGGATTCCCATTATCACCGCCACCCAAATGTTAGATAGTATGGTGAGTAATCCCCGCCCCACCCGTGCGGAAGTATCAGACGTAGCCAATGCGATTTTAGATGGTACTGATGCAGTTATGCTATCTAACGAAACTGCTGTGGGTAACTACCCAGTTGAAGCAGTTGCAACAATGGCCAGAATTGCTGAACGTATAGAACAAGAAGAACGCAACTCAGTCACACGCCAACTACGAGATAGTAGACGTTCCATTCCCAATGCTATCAGCCAAGCTGTAGGTCAAATTGCCGAAAACCTGGGAGCAGCAGCAATCATGACCTTAACTCAAACTGGGGCGACTGCGCGTAACGTATCCAAATTCCGTCCCCACACACCAATTTTGGCTGTGACACCCCATGTCAACGTAGCACGACAATTACAACTGGTATGGGGGGTAAAACCTTTATTAGTCTTAGGTTTACCCTCAACTGGTCAGACATTCCAAGCCGCAATCAATGTTGCTCAAGAGCATAAATTACTGTTTGAAGGCGATTTGGTGGTGATGACTGCGGGTACATTGCAAGGCGTTTCTGGCTCAACCGATTTAATTAAAGTTGAAGTAGTTACAGCAGTCTTGGGTCAAGGTATTGGATTAGGACAAGGTTCCGTGAGTGGTCGCGCCAGAGTTGCTCATACTGGTATGGATGTCAGCAACTTTAACCCAGGCGATATTTTAGTAGCGCCTCGCACTGGTGCTGATTTTGTCGATGCCATTCGCAAAGCATCTGGTATTATCACTGAAGAAGAAAGCTTGACCTGTCACGCCGCTGTTATTGGCTTACGTCTCGGCGTACCTGTAATTGTTGGTGTGAAAAAAGCTACCCAAGTCATTCGTGATGGGGCAATTTTAACTCTTGATGTGCAACGAGGTCTAATTTACTCTGGCGCAGTAGGCACACCGTAA
- a CDS encoding fatty acid desaturase, with translation MLALEAQQKVLKIPPKEFLEPPGNFSPTMLIFLSAITMLVLSNFGYWLWQWPHWLCFCINTLALHGSGSVIHDACHQSAHRNRIINAMLGHGSALILAFAFPVFTRVHLQHHAHVNHPKDDPDHYVSTGGPLWLIAVRFLYHEVFFFQRQLWRKYELLEWFISRLIVVSIVYISVQYHFLGYILNFWFIPAFIVGIALGLFFDYLPHRPFVERDRWKNARVYPNPILNLLIMGQNYHLIHHLWPSIPWYNYQPAYYVMKPLLDEKGCYQTSGLLQKKDFFEFVYDIFLGIRFHHHKPTDN, from the coding sequence ATGCTCGCGTTGGAGGCACAACAAAAAGTATTGAAAATCCCGCCCAAGGAATTCTTAGAGCCTCCTGGTAATTTCAGCCCAACAATGCTGATTTTTTTGTCTGCTATCACCATGCTAGTGTTATCAAATTTTGGTTACTGGCTGTGGCAATGGCCACACTGGTTATGCTTTTGTATTAACACCTTAGCCTTGCATGGTTCTGGCTCAGTCATTCACGATGCTTGTCATCAGTCTGCACACCGTAACCGGATCATCAACGCGATGCTAGGTCATGGTAGTGCGTTGATATTGGCTTTTGCTTTTCCGGTATTTACCCGCGTACATTTACAACATCACGCTCATGTGAATCATCCCAAAGATGACCCAGATCATTATGTCTCTACAGGCGGGCCTTTGTGGCTGATTGCAGTGCGGTTTTTATACCATGAAGTGTTTTTCTTTCAGCGGCAACTTTGGCGTAAATATGAGCTATTGGAGTGGTTTATTAGCCGCTTGATTGTTGTCAGTATTGTGTATATTTCAGTGCAGTATCACTTTTTAGGCTACATCCTCAATTTTTGGTTTATTCCCGCCTTTATAGTTGGGATAGCACTGGGGCTATTTTTTGATTATCTGCCACATAGACCTTTTGTTGAGCGCGATCGCTGGAAAAATGCTCGTGTTTACCCTAATCCAATTTTGAATCTCCTAATTATGGGGCAGAATTATCACCTAATTCATCATCTTTGGCCTTCGATTCCTTGGTACAATTATCAACCAGCATATTATGTGATGAAACCTCTTTTAGATGAAAAAGGCTGTTATCAAACTTCAGGATTATTACAAAAGAAAGATTTTTTTGAATTTGTTTACGACATTTTTTTAGGAATTCGGTTTCATCATCACAAGCCAACTGATAACTAA
- the pknC gene encoding serine/threonine kinase yields the protein MLIKLLSERYQVVQVLSQGMFCKTYMAEDTHLPNRPTCVVKHFLPSSEVPIPGEIRRRLFNRETQALQKLGDYDLVPHLLTYFEDDQEFYLVQQFIEGHTLSTELQPGYCWSQSKVIQLLQEVLEILHFVHSHGLIHRDVKPSNIMRRIPDNRLVLIDFGAVKPILTQLVKHKKNIVPIEQSTIAIGTPGYMPSEQQRGRPRPNSDIYALGMIAIQALTGVHPTQLPENRKTGEIVWQHLANVNVELAAVINKMVCYHFQDRYKSAQEVLAALLPHINHQDVTLLSTFSSQNILSAYHSNAAFHSAISAPLLEKQTSIPETSIIPKKSPLLVGLVIGVVSGLILMVVSYWSLQIISPEPNTQNLLPTPKGINH from the coding sequence ATGTTAATTAAGTTACTAAGTGAACGTTACCAGGTTGTGCAAGTTTTAAGTCAAGGAATGTTTTGTAAAACCTACATGGCTGAAGATACGCATCTTCCGAACCGTCCCACCTGCGTCGTCAAGCATTTTTTACCAAGTAGCGAAGTTCCTATCCCTGGAGAAATTCGCCGACGGCTATTTAATAGAGAAACACAAGCGCTGCAAAAACTCGGCGACTATGATTTAGTTCCCCATTTATTAACTTATTTTGAAGATGACCAAGAATTCTACTTGGTGCAACAATTTATTGAAGGGCATACTTTAAGTACCGAACTTCAGCCTGGTTACTGTTGGTCACAGAGCAAAGTTATTCAACTTCTACAAGAAGTTTTAGAAATTCTCCATTTTGTTCACAGTCATGGGTTGATACATCGAGATGTCAAACCCAGCAATATTATGCGCCGAATACCAGACAATCGATTAGTTTTGATTGATTTTGGTGCGGTTAAACCAATTTTGACGCAATTAGTCAAACATAAAAAAAATATAGTGCCGATTGAACAATCTACAATTGCGATCGGTACACCAGGATATATGCCTAGTGAACAACAACGTGGCAGACCACGACCTAATAGTGATATTTATGCTTTAGGGATGATTGCCATTCAAGCACTTACAGGGGTACATCCGACACAATTACCAGAAAACCGTAAAACAGGTGAAATTGTTTGGCAACATTTAGCTAATGTGAATGTTGAGTTAGCTGCGGTGATTAATAAAATGGTGTGTTATCACTTTCAAGACAGATATAAATCCGCACAGGAAGTACTAGCAGCGCTGTTACCTCATATCAATCATCAAGATGTTACGCTGCTATCAACTTTTTCGTCTCAAAATATATTGTCTGCATATCACTCTAACGCGGCATTTCACAGTGCGATATCAGCACCGCTTTTAGAAAAACAAACAAGTATTCCTGAAACTTCTATTATTCCTAAGAAGTCTCCTTTATTAGTTGGATTAGTAATTGGTGTGGTTTCTGGGTTAATTTTGATGGTTGTGAGTTATTGGTCTTTGCAGATAATTTCACCCGAACCTAACACTCAAAATTTATTACCCACACCAAAAGGCATCAATCATTAA
- a CDS encoding periplasmic phosphate-binding protein of phosphate ABC transporter, which translates to MSNSNRKAVSLSTDAIQMIRGLIIGEVITIVLIGGLWLWLRPRLFVNNRQDSVSSQNSEAVSNLTGSTFAQVNDMPIGAFNYGGSTAWASIRQLVDSQIQNTRPEFQLLYVNPTDSSPGSGAGIRMLLAGKLDFTQSSRPLTDAEQAQAKKQGLTIEQRQVGMDGVAIVVNPELEVPGLTVEQLQKIYLGQITNWKQVGGKDLAIVPLSQSPENADTLLFPNQPADKQNLSSQVEYVYSTTEALRRIKTTPGSVYYASARGVINQCGVKLLPLGVTSEQLVSLYREPVVQSNQCPRQRNQLNTAVIKNGTYPLTAKLFVMIPQNQGQEQQVGEAYAKLLLTEQGQRAIAQAGFVPVNSQEIAAN; encoded by the coding sequence ATGAGCAACAGTAATAGAAAAGCTGTCTCACTCAGCACAGACGCAATCCAGATGATCAGGGGGCTGATCATTGGCGAAGTAATTACAATTGTACTCATTGGCGGGCTGTGGTTATGGCTGAGACCACGCTTATTTGTCAATAATCGTCAGGATTCTGTCTCTAGTCAGAATTCTGAAGCTGTAAGTAATCTTACTGGTTCAACCTTTGCCCAGGTTAATGATATGCCAATTGGTGCATTCAATTACGGTGGTAGTACAGCTTGGGCATCGATTAGGCAATTAGTAGATTCACAGATTCAAAATACTCGTCCAGAATTTCAATTGCTCTATGTCAATCCTACAGATAGCAGTCCTGGTTCAGGCGCAGGAATTAGAATGTTGCTGGCGGGTAAACTAGACTTTACTCAGTCATCTCGTCCGCTGACAGATGCAGAACAAGCTCAGGCAAAAAAACAAGGTTTAACAATTGAACAACGTCAAGTAGGGATGGATGGAGTTGCAATAGTAGTTAACCCAGAACTTGAAGTTCCCGGCTTAACCGTTGAACAATTACAAAAAATTTATCTGGGACAGATTACTAACTGGAAGCAAGTAGGCGGAAAAGACTTAGCAATCGTTCCTTTGTCCCAATCTCCCGAAAATGCAGACACGTTGTTATTCCCAAACCAGCCAGCAGATAAGCAAAATTTGAGTTCTCAAGTTGAGTATGTTTACTCAACAACAGAAGCATTACGCCGAATCAAAACCACTCCTGGCAGTGTATATTATGCTTCTGCTAGAGGGGTGATAAATCAATGTGGTGTAAAGCTATTACCTTTAGGGGTAACTTCAGAACAGTTAGTTTCTCTCTACCGAGAACCAGTTGTGCAGTCAAATCAGTGTCCGCGACAACGCAATCAACTGAATACGGCAGTGATCAAAAATGGTACTTACCCACTAACTGCCAAATTATTTGTCATGATTCCACAAAACCAAGGTCAAGAACAACAAGTTGGGGAAGCATACGCTAAACTGTTGCTTACTGAACAAGGACAAAGAGCGATCGCTCAAGCTGGGTTTGTACCTGTGAATAGCCAGGAAATAGCGGCTAATTAA
- a CDS encoding chorismate mutase, with the protein MGVEWQMRAIRGATTVAENTIEAMREAVIELLDELEQRNKIQPQDMISVTFSVTRDLDAIFPAAIARTRSGWDNVPMLDVQQMHVEGSLQRCVRFLIHVYLPVSTPIHHIYLRHASNLRPDWSLPQSLHTSQPAIESKV; encoded by the coding sequence TTGGGCGTGGAGTGGCAAATGCGAGCTATTCGTGGAGCAACAACGGTTGCAGAAAATACAATTGAAGCAATGCGAGAAGCAGTTATAGAACTGCTAGATGAACTAGAACAACGCAATAAAATTCAACCGCAGGATATGATTAGCGTGACTTTCTCCGTCACCCGCGATTTAGATGCAATTTTTCCAGCGGCGATCGCTCGTACACGTTCTGGTTGGGATAATGTACCTATGTTGGATGTGCAGCAAATGCACGTTGAGGGTAGTTTACAACGTTGCGTCCGCTTCTTAATTCACGTTTATCTGCCAGTTTCTACCCCAATTCATCATATATATTTGCGTCACGCTTCTAATTTACGTCCCGACTGGAGTTTACCTCAGTCTTTACACACATCACAGCCAGCAATTGAGTCAAAAGTTTAA
- a CDS encoding signal peptide peptidase A has protein sequence MVWPFRSKFRKQIARIEITGAIASATRKRVLEALKTVEEKKFPALLLRIDSPGGTVGDSQEIYSALKRLREKIKIVASFGNISASGGVYIGMGAEHIMANPGTITGSIGVILRGNNLERLLEKIGVSFKVIKSGPYKDILAFDRELTEPEQHILQELIDTSYQQFVQTVADGRSLAVETVKSFADGRIFTGQQALELGVVDRLGTEEDARRWTAELVGLDPEKTQCFTLEEPKPLLSRILPGSRQVSSRLGAGVDWLEFEMSTSGLPLWLYRP, from the coding sequence ATGGTTTGGCCGTTTAGATCCAAGTTTCGTAAACAAATTGCGCGAATTGAAATTACTGGTGCGATCGCAAGTGCTACTCGCAAACGTGTATTAGAAGCCCTCAAGACCGTAGAAGAAAAGAAATTTCCAGCCTTACTTTTACGCATCGATAGTCCTGGAGGAACAGTTGGAGATTCCCAAGAAATTTACAGCGCTCTCAAGCGTTTGCGCGAAAAAATCAAAATTGTCGCTAGTTTCGGTAATATTTCTGCCTCCGGTGGTGTTTACATCGGTATGGGAGCCGAACACATCATGGCTAACCCCGGAACCATCACCGGAAGCATCGGTGTGATTCTGCGGGGAAATAACTTAGAACGCTTGCTGGAAAAAATTGGTGTTTCCTTCAAAGTCATTAAGTCCGGCCCATACAAAGACATATTGGCATTTGATCGAGAACTAACAGAACCAGAACAACACATTCTGCAAGAATTGATTGACACCAGTTACCAGCAGTTTGTGCAAACCGTAGCCGATGGTCGTTCTTTAGCCGTAGAAACTGTGAAAAGTTTCGCCGATGGCCGGATTTTTACTGGGCAACAGGCTCTAGAATTGGGAGTTGTAGACCGCCTGGGAACAGAAGAAGATGCTCGTCGCTGGACAGCCGAACTGGTGGGTCTTGACCCCGAAAAAACACAATGTTTTACCCTTGAAGAACCAAAACCTTTGTTAAGTCGCATTCTACCTGGGAGTCGGCAAGTTTCATCAAGATTAGGTGCAGGTGTTGACTGGTTAGAATTTGAAATGTCTACCAGCGGTCTGCCATTGTGGTTATATCGACCATAA